In Helianthus annuus cultivar XRQ/B chromosome 9, HanXRQr2.0-SUNRISE, whole genome shotgun sequence, the following are encoded in one genomic region:
- the LOC110878876 gene encoding salicylate carboxymethyltransferase isoform X1: MDVAQALHMNGGDGDYSYSNNSLLQRKVISMTKPIIDDALTNLYSALNFPKTLIMADLGCSSGPNTLLVASELVKSVDKIRQKFGNDESPEIQIYLNDLPQNDFNTIFLSVSKFRKNLSNQMVSNNSSSPCYISGVPGSFYTRLFLRKSIHFVYSSYSLMWLSQVPEMIDINKGNIYMSTTSPPSVIKAYREQFQKDFSMFLKCRADEMVSEGRMVLTILGRQSDDPCSKECCYIWDLLATSLKDMVAEGLIEEEKLDSFNIPQYTPSPKEVRNEVEKEGSFVIDRLEVSEVNWDASTGNNLNLSEEEDVQGYNMGKCMRAVSEPLVLSHFGESTIDEVFKRYAENIKSSMSREKTKLINVTVSVTRKG, encoded by the exons ATGGACGTCGCTCAGGCGCTCCATATGAATGGTGGTGATGGAGATTATAGCTATTCAAACAATTCTCTTCTACAG AGAAAGGTTATATCAATGACCAAACCTATAATCGATGATGCTTTGACCAATCTTTATTCGGCTTTGAACTTCCCCAAAACCTTAATCATGGCGGATCTTGGATGTTCCTCTGGACCAAACACATTACTAGTGGCATCCGAGCTCGTCAAGTCAGTTGACAAGATCCGACAGAAATTTGGTAACGATGAATCACCCGAAATACAGATCTACTTGAATGATCTTCCACAAAATGATTTCAACACCATTTTTCTCTCGGTGTCAAAGTTTCGGAAGAACCTTTCAAACCAAATGGTGTCCAACAACTCTTCTTCACCGTGTTACATTTCTGGTGTCCCTGGATCATTCTATACCAGGCTTTTTCTAAGAAAAAGCATTCATTTTGTTTACTCTTCCTATAGTCTCATGTGGCTCTCCCAG GTGCCTGAAATGATAGATATAAACAAAGGGAACATATACATGTCAACAACAAGCCCACCTAGCGTAATAAAAGCATACCGTGAgcaatttcaaaaagatttttcaatgtttctCAAGTGTCGTGCGGATGAGATGGTGAGTGAAGGGCGTATGGTTTTGACGATACTAGGGAGACAAAGTGACGATCCTTGTAGCAAAGAATGTTGTTACATATGGGACCTCTTAGCTACTTCTCTAAAGGATATGGTTGCGGAG GGACTTATAGAAGAAGAGAAACTAGATTCATTCAACATTCCACAGTACACTCCAAGTCCTAAAGAGGTACGTAATGAAGTTGAGAAAGAAGGGTCATTCGTGATTGATCGCCTTGAGGTTTCTGAAGTGAATTGGGATGCAAGCACAGGCAATAATCTCAATTTATCTGAAGAGGAGGATGTGCAAGGATACAATATGGGCAAATGTATGAGGGCTGTTTCTGAGCCTTTGGTCTTGAGCCACTTTGGTGAGTCGACAATTGACGAGGTGTTCAAGAGGTACGCCGAAAATATCAAGAGTAGCATGTCCAGAGAGAAGACCAAGCTCATTAATGTCACTGTGTCAGTGACCCGAAAAGGATGA
- the LOC110878876 gene encoding salicylate carboxymethyltransferase isoform X2 — protein sequence MDVTQVLRMNGGDGDYSYSNNSLLPRKVISMTKPIIDDALTNLYSALNFPKTLIMADLGCSSGPNTLLVASELVKSVDKIRQKFGNDESPEIQIYLNDLPQNDFNTIFLSVSKFRKNLSNQMVSNNSSSPCYISGVPGSFYTRLFLRKSIHFVYSSYSLMWLSQVPEMIDINKGNIYMSTTSPPSVIKAYREQFQKDFSMFLKCRADEMVSEGRMVLTILGRQSDDPCSKECCYIWDLLATSLKDMVAEGLIEEEKLDSFNIPQYTPSPKEVRNEVEKEGSFVIDRLEVSEVNWDASTGNNLNLSEEEDVQGYNMGKCMRAVSEPLVLSHFGESTIDEVFKRYAENIKSSMSREKTKLINVTVSVTRKG from the exons ATGGACGTCACTCAGGTTCTTCGTATGAATGGTGGTGATGGAGATTATAGCTATTCCAACAATTCTCTTCTACCG AGAAAGGTTATATCAATGACCAAACCTATAATCGATGATGCTTTGACCAATCTTTATTCGGCTTTGAACTTCCCCAAAACCTTAATCATGGCGGATCTTGGATGTTCCTCTGGACCAAACACATTACTAGTGGCATCCGAGCTCGTCAAGTCAGTTGACAAGATCCGACAGAAATTTGGTAACGATGAATCACCCGAAATACAGATCTACTTGAATGATCTTCCACAAAATGATTTCAACACCATTTTTCTCTCGGTGTCAAAGTTTCGGAAGAACCTTTCAAACCAAATGGTGTCCAACAACTCTTCTTCACCGTGTTACATTTCTGGTGTCCCTGGATCATTCTATACCAGGCTTTTTCTAAGAAAAAGCATTCATTTTGTTTACTCTTCCTATAGTCTCATGTGGCTCTCCCAG GTGCCTGAAATGATAGATATAAACAAAGGGAACATATACATGTCAACAACAAGCCCACCTAGCGTAATAAAAGCATACCGTGAgcaatttcaaaaagatttttcaatgtttctCAAGTGTCGTGCGGATGAGATGGTGAGTGAAGGGCGTATGGTTTTGACGATACTAGGGAGACAAAGTGACGATCCTTGTAGCAAAGAATGTTGTTACATATGGGACCTCTTAGCTACTTCTCTAAAGGATATGGTTGCGGAG GGACTTATAGAAGAAGAGAAACTAGATTCATTCAACATTCCACAGTACACTCCAAGTCCTAAAGAGGTACGTAATGAAGTTGAGAAAGAAGGGTCATTCGTGATTGATCGCCTTGAGGTTTCTGAAGTGAATTGGGATGCAAGCACAGGCAATAATCTCAATTTATCTGAAGAGGAGGATGTGCAAGGATACAATATGGGCAAATGTATGAGGGCTGTTTCTGAGCCTTTGGTCTTGAGCCACTTTGGTGAGTCGACAATTGACGAGGTGTTCAAGAGGTACGCCGAAAATATCAAGAGTAGCATGTCCAGAGAGAAGACCAAGCTCATTAATGTCACTGTGTCAGTGACCCGAAAAGGATGA